A DNA window from Panthera tigris isolate Pti1 chromosome X, P.tigris_Pti1_mat1.1, whole genome shotgun sequence contains the following coding sequences:
- the TASL gene encoding TLR adapter interacting with SLC15A4 on the lysosome, which translates to MLSEGYLSGLAYQKDIHWSCSSYNEQVAEEEEETKSATHSYCSADETQVRSLYVSCKSSDKFMSSVHARESQHSGKRRTIMLQTNPNPVFESPSLAAVEICRDSSRETYLVPPSCKSICKNYNDLHIAGDQVMAINSVTTDFPAESSLDYGPLLKSSEIPLPMEDSIPTQPSDFPQKPIQRYSSYWRITSVKEKSSLQMQKPVSNAALNEYLEQKLVELYKQYIMDIEFHDSSPTQILASELIMTSVDQISLQVSREKNLETSKAKDIVINCLLQLVSGEISTPSLRISQYSNVNP; encoded by the coding sequence ATGCTGTCAGAAGGGTATCTCAGCGGACTTGCCTACCAGAAGGACATCCACTGGAGCTGTTCATCGTATAATGAGCAGGtggctgaggaggaagaagagacaaaatcTGCTACTCATTCCTATTGCTCTGCGGATGAGACTCAAGTCCGAAGTCTGTACGTGAGCTGCAAATCCTCAGACAAGTTTATGTCTTCAGTGCACGCGCGAGAGAGCCAACACAGTGGAAAGCGGAGAACCATAATGCTGCAGACAAACCCCAACCCTGTGTTTGAGAGCCCCAGCTTGGCTGCAGTGGAAATATGTAGAGACTCGAGCAGAGAGACCTACTTGGTTCCACCTTCCTGTAAGAGTATTTGCAAGAATTACAATGACTTACATATTGCAGGTGACCAGGTGATGGCTATTAATTCAGTGACGACGGATTTCCCCGCTGAGAGCAGTCTTGACTACGGCCCTTTGCTGAAATCATCGGAGATTCCTCTGCCCATGGAGGATTCCATTCCCACTCAGCCCAGCGACTTTCCCCAGAAACCTATCCAGAGGTATTCGTCGTACTGGAGAATAACCAGCGTCAAGGAGAAAAGCAGCCTGCAAATGCAGAAGCCAGTTTCTAACGCAGCACTGAACGAATACTTGGAGCAGAAGCTGGTAGAATTATACAAGCAGTACATTATGGACATTGAGTTTCATGACAGTTCTCCCACCCAGATCCTGGCGTCCGaactcatcatgacaagtgtggATCAAATTAGTCTCCAAGTGTCCAGAGAGAAGAATCTGGAGACCTCCAAAGCCAAGGACATAGTCATTAACTGCCTATTACAGCTGGTATCCGGTGAAATTAGCACACCTAGTCTCCGCATTTCTCAGTACAGCAACGTCAATCCATAG